Proteins encoded within one genomic window of Panacibacter microcysteis:
- a CDS encoding FKBP-type peptidyl-prolyl cis-trans isomerase codes for MSLFDKLTQAREEKFEATKKEGADFLEKNAKEEGVVALPSGLQYKVLHMGTGAKPQASQNVTCHYEGSLINGTIFDSSVKRGQPATFPLNRVISGWTEGLQLMPTGSKFRFFIPPHLGYGDRQAGAYIQPYSTLIFDVELLSIS; via the coding sequence ATGAGTCTTTTTGATAAGCTAACCCAGGCCAGGGAAGAAAAGTTTGAAGCAACAAAAAAGGAAGGTGCAGATTTTCTTGAGAAAAATGCAAAAGAAGAAGGTGTTGTTGCTTTACCAAGCGGCCTGCAATACAAAGTGCTGCATATGGGCACCGGTGCCAAACCACAGGCTTCACAAAATGTAACCTGCCATTACGAAGGGTCATTGATCAATGGAACAATATTCGATTCGTCTGTAAAGCGCGGCCAGCCGGCAACCTTTCCTTTAAACCGCGTTATCAGCGGCTGGACGGAAGGTTTGCAGCTGATGCCCACAGGCAGCAAGTTTCGTTTCTTTATTCCGCCACACCTTGGCTATGGAGACAGGCAGGCCGGCGCCTATATACAACCTTACAGT
- a CDS encoding potassium channel family protein produces the protein MNPRFSLSVWFLVIAAITITGTTGFMLIEHYSLLDAVYMTVITVTTIGYKEVYPLSDAGKIFNIILIISSFGTFTYAIARLTQFLISGEMAMYFKNKKLMQAIHQLHDHVIICGFGRNGQQAASTLMAHKVPFVVIEKDNHNIEQWLTDHPSLTYMNADATEDETLVRAGIHKARALVITLPQDADNVFIVLSARSLNTSIQIISRASQHGTTTKLKKAGADNIVMPDKIGGTHMATLVSKPDVVEFIEYLSGEEGESINMESVDYNRLPPEIRDQPLNVIMSWKKTGVNCIGIKSSDGKFLINPPEDTIVSAGMKVIVLGTRVQIDAMKHNVEGI, from the coding sequence TTGAATCCACGTTTTTCCTTATCTGTGTGGTTCCTGGTAATAGCTGCCATAACCATTACAGGTACAACGGGCTTTATGCTGATAGAGCATTATTCTTTGCTCGATGCGGTGTATATGACGGTGATTACGGTAACAACCATCGGCTACAAAGAAGTTTACCCGCTGTCAGATGCAGGAAAAATATTCAATATCATCCTTATTATTTCATCATTCGGAACCTTTACCTATGCCATTGCAAGGCTTACCCAGTTTCTGATAAGCGGCGAGATGGCAATGTATTTTAAAAACAAAAAACTTATGCAGGCAATACATCAGTTGCATGACCATGTTATTATATGCGGCTTTGGTAGAAATGGCCAGCAGGCCGCCAGCACACTAATGGCGCATAAAGTACCATTTGTGGTAATCGAAAAAGACAACCACAATATAGAGCAATGGTTAACAGATCATCCATCGCTTACATATATGAATGCAGATGCAACGGAAGATGAAACCCTGGTACGTGCAGGCATTCATAAGGCCAGGGCACTGGTTATAACATTGCCGCAGGATGCAGACAATGTATTCATTGTGTTATCTGCCCGTTCTTTAAACACTTCTATACAGATCATCAGCCGCGCATCGCAGCATGGCACCACCACCAAGCTAAAAAAAGCAGGCGCAGATAATATTGTAATGCCCGATAAAATTGGCGGCACGCATATGGCCACACTTGTATCAAAGCCAGATGTGGTAGAGTTTATAGAGTACCTGAGTGGTGAAGAAGGCGAAAGCATTAACATGGAATCTGTTGATTACAACAGGCTGCCTCCTGAAATACGCGATCAGCCGCTTAATGTAATCATGTCGTGGAAAAAAACCGGCGTAAACTGTATTGGCATTAAAAGCAGCGATGGAAAATTTCTCATCAATCCTCCCGAAGACACCATTGTGTCTGCCGGCATGAAAGTAATCGTGTTGGGCACCCGCGTACAGATCGATGCCATGAAACATAATGTGGAAGGAATATAA
- a CDS encoding NAD(P)-dependent alcohol dehydrogenase produces the protein MIPVNAYAAQSATSPLAPFNFERRAVGPHDVQVEILYCGVCHSDLHQVRDEWGGSIYPMVPGHEIVGKIVKTGSEVRNFKVGEIAGVGVMVDSCRVCKNCKQDLEQYCVEGMTGTYNAMERDGKTIAQGGYSTQIVVDEKYVLHVSEKLDLKAVAPLLCAGITTYSPLRFASVKPGMKVAIVGLGGLGHMGVKFAVSFGAEVSLLSTSKSKEADAKKLGVHHFILTTDRAEMKKYASYFDVILDTVSANHEYEAYLDLLDLNGRLMVVGLPPEPSKVGAFKLLNNRRSITGSMIGGIKETQEMLDYCAEHNIVADVEMINMQEINEAYERMAKNDVKYRFVIDINSLKS, from the coding sequence ATGATTCCTGTAAATGCATATGCCGCACAAAGTGCAACCTCACCACTGGCGCCATTTAATTTTGAAAGAAGAGCAGTGGGCCCTCATGATGTGCAGGTGGAGATTTTATATTGTGGCGTTTGTCACTCAGACCTGCACCAGGTCAGGGATGAATGGGGTGGCTCCATTTACCCAATGGTACCCGGTCATGAAATAGTTGGTAAAATAGTAAAGACCGGCAGCGAAGTAAGAAATTTTAAAGTAGGCGAAATAGCAGGTGTGGGTGTTATGGTAGATAGTTGCCGTGTATGTAAAAACTGCAAGCAGGACCTTGAGCAATATTGCGTGGAAGGCATGACGGGTACTTACAATGCTATGGAACGTGACGGCAAAACAATTGCACAAGGTGGTTACTCTACGCAGATAGTAGTAGATGAAAAATATGTACTGCATGTTTCTGAAAAGCTGGATCTTAAAGCTGTGGCGCCCTTGTTGTGTGCAGGAATTACTACTTATTCACCGCTGCGTTTTGCCAGTGTAAAACCCGGTATGAAGGTAGCCATTGTGGGTCTTGGCGGTCTCGGCCATATGGGTGTAAAGTTTGCCGTTTCTTTTGGTGCAGAAGTCAGCTTGCTGAGTACATCCAAATCTAAAGAGGCAGATGCAAAAAAGCTGGGTGTGCATCATTTTATTCTTACCACAGACCGTGCTGAAATGAAAAAATATGCCAGCTATTTTGATGTAATTCTCGATACAGTTTCTGCTAACCATGAGTATGAAGCTTATTTAGACTTGCTGGACTTAAACGGCCGCCTGATGGTGGTAGGCTTACCACCTGAGCCATCAAAGGTTGGCGCTTTCAAATTGTTGAATAATCGCAGAAGCATTACAGGATCTATGATTGGTGGTATAAAAGAAACACAGGAAATGCTTGACTACTGTGCCGAACATAACATTGTGGCCGATGTTGAAATGATCAATATGCAGGAGATCAATGAAGCATATGAGCGCATGGCGAAGAACGATGTGAAATATCGTTTTGTAATTGATATCAACAGTCTTAAAAGCTAA
- a CDS encoding MFS transporter, with product MLSSTIELYKNAYTGLSRKTWYLSVVMLINRSGTMVVPFLTIYATQELRLTIIQAGFVMGLFGIGAVAGAFIGGRITDWFGFYPMQILSLFFGGIMFIVTGYMHTYESLCISTFILSICNESFRPANATAIAFYSKEENRTRSYSLNRLAVNLGWAVGGALGGFLASVSFELLFWVDGCTNICAALLLLKLLPYVKSGNRHASAKETTVTKAAWKDAVYVLFLLLTVLFATCFFHLFTILPVFYKESWQLTEQFIGILMAINGIIIVFIEMALIYKLEGTRSNTSFIQRGVFMVGVGYALINILPDAAWSSVLSMVIITLGEIFSMPFMNSFWISRTSATNRGQYAAMYTIAWSIAQITAPTLGSQVAANINYTTLWWLIAALCLLVSIGFMLLGKKISRQSAVLSQ from the coding sequence ATGCTTTCTTCAACAATAGAGTTATATAAAAATGCCTATACAGGCTTATCACGCAAAACATGGTACCTGTCTGTTGTAATGCTTATTAACCGCAGTGGTACAATGGTGGTACCTTTTCTTACCATTTATGCAACACAGGAGCTCAGGCTGACTATTATACAGGCAGGTTTTGTTATGGGGTTATTTGGTATAGGTGCTGTAGCAGGTGCATTTATCGGTGGCAGAATTACCGACTGGTTCGGCTTCTACCCTATGCAGATATTGTCTTTGTTTTTTGGCGGCATCATGTTTATTGTTACCGGTTATATGCACACGTATGAATCTCTTTGTATCAGCACATTCATACTAAGTATATGCAATGAGTCATTCAGACCTGCCAATGCAACGGCTATTGCATTTTACAGCAAAGAAGAAAACAGGACGAGGTCTTACTCACTCAACCGGCTGGCAGTTAATCTGGGGTGGGCAGTTGGCGGCGCACTTGGCGGTTTTCTTGCATCTGTAAGTTTCGAGCTGCTCTTTTGGGTAGATGGTTGTACAAACATTTGTGCAGCATTACTGCTGCTCAAACTGTTGCCTTACGTTAAAAGCGGCAACAGGCATGCATCAGCAAAAGAAACAACAGTTACCAAAGCTGCCTGGAAGGATGCGGTGTATGTATTGTTCCTGCTGCTTACAGTATTATTTGCTACATGCTTCTTCCACCTCTTTACCATTCTGCCTGTTTTTTATAAAGAGTCCTGGCAACTGACTGAGCAGTTTATAGGCATTCTGATGGCGATAAATGGTATCATTATCGTATTTATAGAAATGGCGTTGATCTATAAACTTGAAGGAACAAGGAGCAATACCAGTTTTATACAGCGGGGTGTGTTTATGGTTGGTGTAGGTTATGCTCTTATTAATATACTTCCGGACGCCGCATGGTCTTCTGTGTTATCTATGGTCATCATTACACTTGGAGAGATATTTTCCATGCCTTTTATGAATTCGTTCTGGATCAGCAGGACTTCTGCCACTAACCGGGGTCAATATGCAGCTATGTACACCATTGCCTGGAGCATTGCGCAGATAACAGCCCCGACATTAGGTAGCCAGGTTGCTGCAAACATCAACTATACAACGTTATGGTGGTTGATTGCAGCACTATGCCTGCTGGTTAGTATCGGCTTTATGCTGCTTGGCAAAAAGATAAGCCGTCAGTCGGCTGTATTATCGCAATAA
- a CDS encoding ion channel, with protein sequence MSLLRRNNASLKTNNDTGFSSNTGNYGGRFVNKDGSFNVQKEGVAFWDRFSMFHTMINLPGWQFLAIIIAVFILINLLYTGVFMLVGVPEFTGIIAESEWHVFREMFFFSTETFSTVGYGRVNPVGGLANFFAAADALTGSLFFALVTGLMYGRFSKPRAFLEFSKKALIGPYRNIAGLMFRFVSFKERHTLADVEVKVSLSILEDVNGKQEYKFYNLPLERTRVDSLPMNFTVVHPIDDESPLRGMSLEDMRNADFEIYVLVKAYDDSFSSNVLQRTSYTYNEIIFDAKFVQMYRQSEDGNTTIIELNKLNEYKETPVYQTTAQTPVI encoded by the coding sequence ATGTCATTGCTCAGAAGAAATAATGCATCTCTGAAAACCAATAATGATACAGGATTCAGCAGCAATACCGGCAACTATGGCGGCAGGTTTGTAAATAAGGATGGCAGTTTCAATGTACAAAAAGAAGGCGTAGCATTCTGGGATCGCTTTAGTATGTTTCATACTATGATCAATTTACCGGGATGGCAGTTTCTGGCTATTATTATTGCCGTTTTTATCCTGATCAATCTTCTGTATACAGGTGTATTTATGCTGGTGGGTGTTCCTGAATTTACCGGCATTATAGCAGAAAGCGAGTGGCACGTGTTCAGGGAAATGTTTTTTTTCAGCACCGAAACCTTCAGCACGGTTGGTTATGGAAGGGTAAACCCTGTTGGTGGCCTTGCCAATTTTTTTGCGGCAGCAGATGCACTAACAGGTTCGCTGTTTTTTGCGCTGGTAACCGGTCTTATGTATGGCCGTTTTTCAAAACCACGTGCATTTCTTGAGTTCAGCAAAAAAGCGCTGATTGGCCCCTACAGGAATATTGCAGGACTTATGTTCCGCTTTGTAAGCTTTAAGGAACGACACACGCTTGCAGATGTGGAAGTAAAAGTGAGCCTGAGCATACTGGAAGATGTAAACGGCAAACAGGAATATAAATTCTATAACCTGCCGCTCGAAAGAACGAGGGTAGACAGCCTGCCAATGAACTTTACAGTTGTGCACCCTATAGACGATGAAAGCCCGCTGAGAGGTATGAGCCTGGAAGATATGCGCAATGCCGATTTTGAAATATATGTATTGGTAAAGGCGTATGACGACAGTTTCTCTAGTAATGTATTACAACGCACTTCGTATACCTACAACGAAATAATTTTTGACGCGAAGTTTGTCCAGATGTACCGGCAAAGCGAAGACGGTAATACTACAATCATAGAGCTTAACAAACTGAATGAGTATAAAGAAACACCCGTTTATCAAACTACTGCACAAACACCTGTAATATAA